From Streptomyces sp. NBC_01754, a single genomic window includes:
- a CDS encoding response regulator transcription factor, with protein MADTFGPVRRTKGAHDAVDTGGAADDGSRGEPIRVLVVDDHALFRRGLEIVLAQEEDIQVVGEAGDGAEAVDKAADLLPDIVLMDVRMPKRGGIEACTSIKEVAPSAKIIMLTISDEEADLYEAIKAGATGYLLKEISTDEVATAIRAVADGQSQISPSMASKLLTEFKSMIQRTDERRFVPAPRLTERELEVLKLVATGKNNRDIAKQLFISENTVKNHVRNILEKLQLHSRMEAVVYAMREKILEIR; from the coding sequence ATGGCGGACACCTTCGGACCGGTGCGCAGGACGAAAGGTGCCCATGACGCCGTGGACACGGGCGGCGCGGCGGACGACGGCTCCCGGGGGGAACCCATCCGGGTGCTCGTGGTCGACGACCACGCGCTCTTCCGCAGGGGCCTGGAGATCGTCCTCGCCCAGGAAGAGGACATCCAGGTCGTCGGCGAGGCGGGGGACGGGGCGGAGGCGGTCGACAAGGCCGCGGACTTACTGCCCGACATCGTGCTGATGGACGTACGCATGCCCAAGCGGGGCGGCATCGAGGCGTGCACCTCGATCAAGGAGGTGGCCCCCAGCGCGAAGATCATCATGCTGACGATCAGCGACGAGGAGGCGGACCTCTACGAGGCGATCAAGGCGGGTGCCACCGGGTACCTCCTCAAGGAGATCTCGACCGACGAGGTGGCCACGGCCATCCGCGCGGTGGCGGACGGCCAGTCGCAGATCAGTCCGTCGATGGCGTCGAAACTGCTCACCGAGTTCAAGTCGATGATCCAGCGCACCGACGAGCGGCGGTTCGTCCCGGCTCCACGGCTCACGGAGCGGGAACTCGAAGTGCTCAAGCTCGTGGCCACCGGGAAGAACAACCGGGACATCGCGAAGCAACTGTTCATCTCCGAGAACACGGTGAAGAACCACGTGCGCAATATCCTGGAGAAACTGCAGTTGCACTCCCGGATGGAAGCCGTGGTCTATGCCATGCGGGAGAAGATTCTCGAGATCCGGTGA
- the secA gene encoding preprotein translocase subunit SecA: MSVFNKLMRAGEGKILRKLHRIADQVSSIEEDFVNLSDAELRALTDEYKERYADGESLDDLLPEAFATVREAAKRVLGQRHYDVQIMGGAALHLGLVAEMKTGEGKTLVGTLPAYLNALSGKGVHLITVNDYLASRDSEMMGRVHKFLGLEVGCIVANMTPAQRREQYACDITYGTNNEFGFDYLRDNMAWSQEELVQRGHNFAIVDEVDSILVDEARTPLIISGPADQATKWYGDFAKLVTRLTRGEAGNTLKGIEETGDYEVDEKKRTVAIHEPGVSKVEDWLGIDNLYESVNTPLVGYLNNAIKAKELFKKDKDYVVIDGEVMIVDEHTGRILAGRRYNEGMHQAIEAKEGVDIKDENQTLATITLQNFFRLYGKLSGMTGTAMTEAAEFHQIYKLGVVPIPTNRPMQRADQSDLIYRTEVAKFAAVVDDIAEKHDKGQPILVGTTSVEKSEYLSQQLSKRGVQHEVLNAKQHDREATIVAQAGRKGAVTVATNMAGRGTDIKLGGNPDDLAEAELRQRGLDPVEHVEEWAAALPSALERAEQAVKAEFEEVKDLGGLYVLGTERHESRRIDNQLRGRSGRQGDPGESRFYLSLGDDLMRLFKAQMVERVMSMANVPDDVPIENKMVTRAIASAQSQVEQQNFETRKNVLKYDEVLNRQREVIYGERRRVLEGEDLQDQIRHFMDDTIDDYIRQETAEGFAEEWDLDRLWGAFKQLYPVKVTVEELEEAAGDLAGVTADFIAESVKDDIHAQYEEREETLGSEIMRELERRVVLSVLDRKWREHLYEMDYLQEGIGLRAMAQKDPLVEYQREGFDMFNAMMEGIKEESVGYLFNLEVQVEQQVEEVPVQDAGERPSLDKQAAPVAAGAARPEIRAKGLDAPQRPDRLRFSAPTVDGEGGVVEGDFANGDGERASGDGMTRAERRKAQKGGGGRRRKK; the protein is encoded by the coding sequence GTGTCCGTCTTCAACAAGCTCATGCGTGCAGGCGAAGGCAAGATCCTGCGCAAACTGCACCGCATCGCGGACCAGGTCAGCTCCATCGAAGAGGACTTCGTCAACCTCTCCGACGCCGAGCTGCGGGCGCTCACCGACGAGTACAAGGAACGGTACGCGGACGGCGAGAGCCTGGACGACCTGCTTCCCGAAGCGTTCGCGACCGTCCGTGAGGCCGCCAAGCGCGTCCTGGGACAGCGCCACTACGACGTCCAGATCATGGGCGGCGCCGCACTGCACCTCGGCCTGGTGGCCGAGATGAAGACCGGTGAGGGGAAGACCCTCGTCGGCACGCTGCCCGCGTACCTCAACGCGCTGTCCGGCAAGGGCGTGCACCTGATCACGGTGAACGACTACCTGGCCTCGCGTGACTCCGAGATGATGGGCCGGGTGCACAAGTTCCTCGGGCTCGAGGTCGGCTGCATCGTCGCGAACATGACGCCGGCGCAGCGGCGTGAGCAGTACGCGTGCGACATCACCTACGGCACGAACAACGAGTTCGGCTTCGACTACCTCCGCGACAACATGGCGTGGTCGCAGGAGGAGCTCGTCCAGCGCGGGCACAACTTCGCCATCGTCGACGAGGTCGACTCGATCCTCGTGGACGAGGCCCGTACGCCACTGATCATCTCCGGCCCTGCCGACCAGGCCACGAAGTGGTACGGCGACTTCGCCAAGCTGGTCACGCGTCTGACCAGGGGCGAGGCCGGCAACACACTGAAGGGCATCGAGGAGACCGGCGACTACGAGGTCGACGAGAAGAAGCGGACCGTGGCCATCCACGAGCCCGGTGTGTCGAAGGTCGAGGACTGGCTGGGGATCGACAACCTCTACGAGTCGGTCAACACGCCGCTCGTCGGGTACCTCAACAACGCGATCAAGGCCAAGGAACTCTTCAAGAAGGACAAGGACTACGTCGTCATCGACGGCGAGGTCATGATCGTCGACGAGCACACCGGCCGTATCCTCGCCGGCCGCCGTTACAACGAGGGCATGCACCAGGCCATCGAGGCGAAGGAAGGGGTGGACATCAAGGACGAGAACCAGACGCTCGCCACGATCACCCTGCAGAACTTCTTCCGCCTGTACGGCAAGCTCTCCGGTATGACCGGTACGGCGATGACCGAGGCCGCCGAGTTCCACCAGATCTACAAGCTGGGCGTCGTGCCGATCCCGACGAACCGGCCGATGCAGCGCGCCGACCAGTCCGACCTGATCTACCGCACCGAGGTCGCCAAGTTCGCGGCGGTCGTCGACGACATCGCCGAGAAGCACGACAAGGGGCAGCCGATCCTGGTCGGCACGACCTCGGTCGAGAAGTCCGAGTACCTCTCGCAGCAGCTCTCCAAGCGCGGTGTCCAGCACGAGGTGCTCAACGCCAAGCAGCACGACCGGGAGGCGACGATCGTCGCCCAGGCCGGCCGCAAGGGCGCGGTGACCGTCGCCACGAACATGGCCGGACGAGGCACCGACATCAAGCTGGGCGGCAACCCGGACGACCTGGCCGAGGCGGAGCTGCGCCAGCGCGGTCTGGATCCCGTGGAGCACGTCGAGGAGTGGGCGGCCGCGCTGCCCTCGGCGCTGGAGAGGGCCGAACAGGCCGTGAAGGCGGAGTTCGAAGAGGTCAAGGACCTCGGCGGGCTGTACGTCCTGGGTACGGAGCGGCACGAGTCGCGGCGTATCGACAACCAGCTGCGCGGTCGTTCCGGCCGTCAGGGCGACCCGGGTGAGTCCCGGTTCTACCTGTCGCTGGGCGACGACCTGATGCGGCTGTTCAAGGCGCAGATGGTCGAGCGCGTCATGTCGATGGCGAACGTCCCCGACGACGTGCCGATCGAGAACAAGATGGTGACCCGCGCGATCGCCTCCGCGCAGTCGCAGGTGGAGCAGCAGAACTTCGAGACGCGTAAGAACGTCCTGAAGTACGACGAGGTGCTCAACCGGCAGCGTGAGGTCATCTACGGCGAGCGGCGCAGGGTGCTGGAGGGCGAGGACCTCCAGGACCAGATCCGCCACTTCATGGATGACACGATCGACGACTACATCCGGCAGGAGACGGCCGAGGGGTTCGCCGAGGAGTGGGACCTGGACCGGCTGTGGGGCGCCTTCAAGCAGCTCTATCCGGTGAAGGTCACGGTCGAGGAGCTGGAGGAGGCTGCGGGCGACCTGGCCGGGGTCACCGCCGACTTCATCGCCGAGTCGGTCAAGGACGACATCCACGCGCAGTACGAGGAGCGTGAGGAGACGCTGGGCTCGGAGATCATGCGCGAGCTGGAGCGGCGCGTGGTGCTGTCGGTCCTGGACCGCAAGTGGCGTGAGCACCTCTACGAGATGGACTATCTCCAGGAGGGCATCGGCCTGAGGGCCATGGCGCAGAAGGACCCGCTGGTCGAGTACCAGCGCGAGGGCTTCGACATGTTCAACGCCATGATGGAGGGCATCAAGGAGGAGTCGGTCGGCTACCTGTTCAACCTGGAGGTCCAGGTCGAGCAGCAGGTCGAGGAGGTTCCGGTCCAGGACGCCGGGGAGCGGCCGTCGCTGGACAAGCAGGCTGCCCCCGTGGCCGCCGGGGCCGCGCGTCCGGAGATCCGTGCCAAGGGCCTGGACGCGCCGCAGCGGCCGGACCGGCTGCGCTTCTCCGCTCCCACCGTGGACGGGGAAGGCGGGGTCGTCGAGGGTGACTTCGCCAACGGTGACGGTGAGCGTGCCTCCGGTGACGGGATGACGCGGGCGGAGCGTCGTAAGGCGCAGAAGGGCGGCGGCGGGCGCCGTCGCAAAAAGTAG
- a CDS encoding Rv3235 family protein gives MSTDKTRPAGRRDRSRPGVVPPRRTPHPPHRPPRPHQWFAERLLAVLSGQRPVHWMLGHTIGEAYDQLADLAPGTPLGAGRRRPVVRACHGTQPATGVVEAFASIATGERVHAMAFRLEQGPDLRWRCAAVDLGGERLTTTR, from the coding sequence ATGAGCACGGACAAGACCAGGCCGGCCGGACGACGCGACCGTTCGAGGCCCGGCGTCGTACCGCCGCGGCGGACACCGCACCCGCCCCACCGGCCGCCGCGCCCGCACCAGTGGTTCGCGGAGCGCCTGCTCGCGGTGCTCAGCGGCCAGCGCCCGGTGCACTGGATGCTGGGCCACACGATCGGCGAGGCCTACGACCAGCTGGCCGACCTCGCCCCGGGCACCCCGCTCGGCGCCGGCCGCCGGCGCCCGGTCGTCCGCGCCTGCCACGGCACCCAGCCCGCCACCGGCGTGGTCGAGGCGTTCGCCAGCATCGCCACAGGCGAACGGGTCCATGCGATGGCCTTCCGCCTGGAGCAGGGACCGGACCTCCGCTGGCGCTGCGCCGCGGTCGACCTGGGCGGCGAACGCCTCACCACCACCCGGTGA
- a CDS encoding DUF6912 family protein translates to MRVYVPLTLSGLAAAHGTGEIGPGPVTAYAVTEGLRVWLTYSDDIEELEYAALNRAAAASLRLIAGRPDEARRRVVVAVDVPDGAAVADPGQPLDASSLGEVRIARALALAKAAAVHVDADDAEPDIAAAAAALGAADLGDDDARFTVDGAEDHELLWFGIQEIPGLIG, encoded by the coding sequence ATGCGTGTGTACGTCCCTCTGACCCTTTCCGGCCTCGCCGCGGCGCACGGGACGGGCGAGATCGGCCCCGGTCCCGTCACGGCCTACGCGGTGACTGAGGGACTGCGAGTGTGGTTGACATACTCCGACGACATCGAGGAACTGGAATACGCGGCGCTCAACCGCGCCGCCGCCGCCTCGCTGCGGCTGATCGCCGGCAGGCCGGACGAGGCCCGGCGCCGGGTCGTGGTCGCCGTCGACGTACCGGACGGTGCCGCCGTCGCCGACCCCGGCCAACCCCTGGACGCCTCGTCGCTGGGCGAGGTGCGGATCGCCCGGGCCCTGGCGCTGGCGAAGGCCGCCGCCGTGCACGTGGACGCCGACGACGCGGAGCCGGACATCGCGGCGGCGGCGGCCGCGCTGGGTGCCGCGGACCTCGGCGACGACGACGCGCGGTTCACCGTGGACGGCGCGGAGGACCACGAGTTGCTGTGGTTCGGGATCCAGGAGATCCCCGGCCTCATCGGCTGA
- a CDS encoding HAD family hydrolase — MTRRGKHGTHLVWDWNGTLLDDITAVLGATNAAFAEAGLPPMTLERYRETYCVPIPRFYERLLGRTPTDAEWERMDGVFHRHYTERRVACGLAPGVEELLAGWTRSGRSQSLLSMYGHEHLVPVVRDYGIEPHFVRVDGRTGPSGGSKALHMERHFEALEGMDPERAVVIGDAVDDAVAAAHVGARAVLYTGGSHSRGSLEEAGVPVVDTLVEAVALAESLVDG, encoded by the coding sequence ATGACGCGCAGGGGGAAGCACGGCACGCATCTGGTCTGGGACTGGAACGGCACACTGCTCGACGACATCACCGCGGTCCTCGGGGCGACGAACGCGGCGTTCGCGGAGGCCGGCCTGCCGCCGATGACGCTGGAGCGGTACCGCGAGACGTACTGCGTGCCGATACCCCGGTTCTACGAGCGGCTGCTGGGCCGGACGCCCACGGACGCCGAGTGGGAGCGGATGGACGGCGTCTTCCACCGCCACTACACCGAGCGGCGGGTCGCGTGCGGGCTGGCCCCGGGCGTCGAGGAACTGCTGGCCGGCTGGACGCGGTCCGGGCGCAGCCAGTCGCTGCTCAGCATGTACGGTCACGAGCACCTGGTCCCCGTGGTGCGGGACTACGGCATCGAGCCCCACTTCGTGCGGGTGGACGGCCGCACCGGCCCGTCCGGAGGCAGCAAGGCCCTGCACATGGAACGGCACTTCGAGGCGCTGGAGGGGATGGACCCCGAACGCGCGGTGGTGATCGGGGACGCGGTGGACGACGCGGTGGCCGCCGCCCACGTCGGGGCGCGCGCGGTGTTGTACACCGGCGGTTCGCACAGCCGCGGCAGCCTCGAAGAGGCGGGCGTACCGGTGGTGGACACCCTGGTGGAGGCCGTCGCGCTGGCCGAGTCGTTGGTGGACGGCTGA
- a CDS encoding winged helix-turn-helix domain-containing protein yields MTPVPPPVLELSADQARRIALRAQGLLGAPDRRAGVRGVLRRLGAVQLDTISVLARSHELVPYARLGAVGRRTVEDAYWSGGRSFEYWSHAACVLPVEEWPHFAFRRRAYRSRPHWNHPLPDGAYDTVIRQLRAEGPLTATELGGAKNGGEWWDWSASKVAVERALMYGEVVCTERRGWKRVYDLAERAIPDTLLHDDLDDAECRRRLVALAGRSLGVGTRADIADYHRLRAEEFDAVVADSGLVPVSVRGWAKPAWADPEALASEPRGRHRTTLLSPFDSLVWERARTERVFGFTHRLEAYVPRLKRVHGYFAMPLLAGGRLQGRVDPGREGTTLVARQVSLEGAKSVVPMAEALVEAASWVGCTAVRLERVDAPGLREPLLTEIARALA; encoded by the coding sequence ATGACGCCCGTGCCCCCGCCCGTCCTGGAACTCTCCGCCGACCAGGCCCGCCGGATCGCCCTGCGCGCCCAGGGGCTCCTGGGCGCTCCGGACCGGAGAGCCGGCGTCAGGGGAGTGCTCCGGCGTCTGGGCGCCGTGCAGCTCGACACGATCTCGGTCCTGGCCCGCTCGCACGAACTCGTCCCGTACGCACGGCTCGGCGCGGTCGGCCGCCGCACGGTCGAGGACGCGTACTGGTCGGGCGGGCGCTCGTTCGAGTACTGGTCGCACGCCGCGTGCGTCCTGCCCGTGGAGGAATGGCCGCACTTCGCCTTCCGCCGCCGCGCCTACCGCTCCCGCCCGCACTGGAACCACCCGCTCCCCGACGGCGCGTACGACACGGTGATCCGGCAGCTGCGGGCGGAGGGCCCCCTCACGGCCACGGAACTGGGCGGCGCGAAGAACGGCGGCGAGTGGTGGGACTGGTCGGCGTCGAAGGTCGCCGTCGAACGGGCCCTGATGTACGGCGAGGTGGTGTGCACCGAGCGGCGTGGCTGGAAGCGTGTCTACGACCTGGCCGAACGCGCGATTCCGGACACCCTGCTCCACGACGACCTGGACGACGCCGAGTGCCGGCGCCGGCTGGTCGCCCTGGCGGGCCGGTCCCTGGGCGTCGGCACCCGGGCGGACATCGCCGACTACCACCGCCTCAGAGCCGAGGAGTTCGACGCGGTGGTGGCGGATTCCGGTCTCGTCCCGGTGTCCGTGCGCGGCTGGGCCAAGCCGGCCTGGGCAGACCCCGAGGCGCTGGCGTCCGAGCCGCGCGGGCGTCACCGTACGACGCTTCTGTCGCCGTTCGACTCACTGGTCTGGGAGCGGGCGCGCACCGAGCGCGTCTTCGGCTTCACCCACCGCCTGGAGGCGTACGTTCCCCGGCTCAAGCGGGTCCACGGGTACTTCGCGATGCCCCTGCTGGCGGGCGGGAGGCTCCAGGGCCGGGTCGACCCGGGGCGGGAGGGCACCACCCTGGTCGCCCGGCAGGTGTCGCTGGAGGGCGCGAAGTCCGTGGTGCCGATGGCCGAGGCGCTGGTGGAGGCGGCCTCCTGGGTCGGCTGCACGGCGGTGAGGCTGGAGAGGGTCGACGCACCCGGACTGCGCGAGCCCCTCCTGACGGAAATCGCCCGCGCCCTCGCGTGA
- a CDS encoding LpqB family beta-propeller domain-containing protein — MATDRLGGGRGRTVRSPLLIGCAVVVLAGCGAMPETGDVKAVDVSQTGDAQVQVYAVPPRAGASALEIVDGFLESMTSDDPDFQTTRTYLTKQAGRTWKPSEGTTVLAKAPNRIGPSYQEKERRPSETTYTLTGEQVAAVDSQSSYRPFAPTDYSQALHLVLEKGADGKQEWRIDVVPDGLVLGQSDFKRLYRPVNKYYFAAARAGSEPALVADPVYVRNRTDPVTRMDTATQTVRTLLAGPSNWLRPVVESRFPAGTTLRKGDVSLTPDDQNVLKVRLSKHADKADSVDCRMMAAQVLFTLRDLTAARVRQVELEGEHGSLCSLEADDTGDFEGGSGSGAPDSQYFVDEKGHVRRIPAGSKGLGDPEPVIGPLGAGPVAMGAVAVSRDEQRGAAVSADQRHLYVSSLVSESEAAAPVVASQAGKAEDRLSAPSWDGRGDLWVADRDPAGPRLLRLVGGDGKPQEVAVPDLGGGRIEALRLSADGVRIALRVTEGKHTTLRIGRVERRGSGATEQVSVEDLRTAAPQLTDVTAVSWSGRSRLVVVGKEEGGVQQVRYVQADGSTASSGVLPGVNQVTAVAAADDEQLPLMADTESDGIVKLSPGDNWQTVLKEGSSLVYPG; from the coding sequence GTGGCAACTGACCGTCTCGGAGGCGGCCGCGGACGGACGGTACGGTCGCCCCTGCTGATCGGCTGCGCCGTCGTGGTGCTCGCCGGATGCGGGGCCATGCCGGAGACCGGCGACGTCAAGGCGGTCGACGTCTCGCAGACCGGTGACGCCCAGGTGCAGGTGTACGCGGTGCCGCCGCGGGCGGGGGCCTCCGCCCTGGAGATCGTCGACGGCTTCCTGGAGTCGATGACGAGTGACGACCCGGATTTCCAGACGACCCGCACGTACCTGACCAAGCAGGCGGGGCGTACGTGGAAGCCGAGCGAGGGCACCACGGTGCTCGCGAAGGCGCCCAACCGCATCGGGCCCTCGTACCAGGAGAAGGAGCGCCGGCCCAGCGAGACGACGTACACACTGACCGGTGAACAGGTGGCGGCGGTCGACTCGCAGAGTTCCTACCGGCCCTTCGCGCCGACCGACTACTCCCAGGCGCTGCACCTGGTGCTGGAGAAGGGCGCGGACGGCAAGCAGGAGTGGCGCATCGACGTCGTGCCGGACGGTCTGGTACTGGGGCAGTCCGACTTCAAGCGGCTGTACCGGCCCGTGAACAAGTACTACTTCGCGGCGGCGCGGGCGGGGAGCGAGCCGGCTCTGGTCGCCGACCCCGTCTACGTACGCAACCGGACGGATCCGGTGACCCGGATGGACACGGCCACGCAGACGGTGCGGACTCTGCTGGCGGGCCCGTCCAACTGGTTGCGGCCGGTGGTCGAGTCGCGCTTTCCCGCCGGGACGACGCTCAGGAAGGGCGATGTCTCCCTGACGCCCGACGACCAGAACGTGCTGAAGGTCCGGCTGAGCAAGCACGCGGACAAGGCGGACTCGGTGGACTGCCGGATGATGGCGGCCCAGGTGCTCTTCACCCTGCGAGACCTGACCGCTGCCCGGGTGCGTCAGGTGGAGCTGGAGGGTGAGCACGGTTCGCTGTGTTCCCTGGAGGCCGACGACACCGGGGACTTCGAGGGGGGCAGCGGCTCCGGCGCGCCCGACAGCCAGTACTTCGTCGACGAGAAGGGTCATGTGAGGCGGATCCCGGCGGGCAGCAAGGGCCTCGGCGATCCGGAACCGGTGATCGGCCCGCTGGGGGCCGGGCCCGTGGCCATGGGCGCCGTCGCCGTGTCCCGGGACGAGCAGCGGGGCGCCGCGGTGTCGGCGGATCAGCGGCACCTCTACGTGTCCTCGCTGGTGTCCGAGAGCGAGGCGGCCGCCCCCGTGGTGGCCAGCCAGGCCGGGAAGGCCGAGGACCGGCTGTCCGCCCCGAGCTGGGACGGCCGGGGCGATCTGTGGGTCGCCGACCGCGATCCGGCCGGTCCGCGGCTGCTTCGGCTGGTGGGCGGCGACGGCAAGCCGCAGGAGGTCGCGGTGCCGGATCTGGGCGGTGGACGGATCGAGGCTCTGCGGCTGTCGGCCGACGGGGTGCGGATCGCCCTGAGGGTGACCGAGGGCAAGCACACGACGCTGCGGATCGGGCGGGTGGAACGCCGCGGTTCGGGTGCCACGGAGCAGGTGTCCGTGGAGGACCTGCGTACCGCGGCCCCGCAGTTGACCGACGTGACCGCGGTGTCCTGGTCCGGCCGCAGCCGCCTCGTGGTGGTCGGCAAGGAGGAGGGCGGGGTGCAGCAGGTGCGCTACGTGCAGGCGGACGGGTCCACCGCGTCCTCCGGTGTGCTGCCCGGCGTGAACCAGGTGACGGCCGTCGCGGCCGCGGACGACGAGCAGTTGCCGTTGATGGCGGACACGGAGAGCGACGGGATAGTGAAGCTGTCGCCCGGTGACAACTGGCAGACGGTCCTCAAGGAGGGCTCCTCGCTGGTCTATCCCGGCTGA
- a CDS encoding GNAT family N-acetyltransferase: MEPLTLTTERLLLRPFGPQDAEAVLTACQDPEIQRWTVVPSPYTRADAELFTRKLSPEGWADGTMYNFAVVSRQEDGPLVGALGVNRHSLTGTYEIGFWTGREHRGRGFTTEAVLAAARWSFTGLGADRLEWRAEIGNAPSRAVALRAGFRMEGDQRSALLNKGTRRDVWIGALIPADLGLPGTHPYLPAPDVGAAS; this comes from the coding sequence ATGGAACCCCTCACCCTCACCACCGAACGCCTGCTCCTGCGCCCTTTCGGGCCGCAGGACGCGGAGGCCGTACTCACCGCCTGCCAGGACCCCGAGATCCAGCGCTGGACGGTCGTCCCCTCCCCGTACACGCGCGCCGACGCCGAACTCTTCACCCGGAAGCTCTCCCCGGAGGGATGGGCGGACGGCACCATGTACAACTTCGCGGTGGTCTCCCGCCAGGAGGACGGTCCGCTGGTCGGGGCTCTCGGCGTCAACCGCCACAGCCTGACGGGCACCTACGAGATCGGCTTCTGGACGGGCAGGGAGCACCGCGGCCGCGGTTTCACGACGGAGGCCGTGCTCGCGGCGGCGCGCTGGTCCTTCACCGGTCTCGGCGCGGACCGTCTGGAGTGGCGGGCCGAGATCGGCAACGCCCCCTCGCGGGCCGTCGCCCTGCGGGCCGGCTTCCGCATGGAGGGCGACCAGCGTTCGGCCCTGCTCAACAAGGGCACCCGGCGCGATGTCTGGATCGGTGCGCTGATCCCCGCCGACCTCGGTCTCCCCGGCACCCACCCGTATCTTCCGGCCCCCGATGTCGGTGCCGCGTCCTAG
- a CDS encoding ComF family protein, which produces MRGWWREITGLVLPVACGGCGRPRTELCAECAAELAGEPSRVRPAPEPDGLPVVYAAAAYENAVRALLLAHKERGALGLAGVLGGALAGAVRAVTGHFGGEGPPLLLVPVPSSRAATAARGHDPARRIAFAAAADLRRGSVPARVPAVLRQRRAVADQAGLGARERRRNLAGALEVAPRGGPLLGGGRVVLVDDLLTTGATLAEAARAVRAAWPAEGGSADPVAAVVSASPSAFEINRK; this is translated from the coding sequence GTGCGCGGATGGTGGCGGGAGATCACCGGACTGGTCCTGCCGGTGGCCTGCGGCGGCTGCGGCAGACCTCGTACGGAGTTGTGCGCGGAGTGCGCGGCGGAGCTGGCCGGGGAGCCGTCCCGGGTGAGGCCGGCACCCGAGCCGGACGGGCTCCCCGTGGTGTACGCGGCCGCCGCGTACGAGAACGCGGTACGCGCGCTGCTGCTGGCCCACAAGGAGCGAGGGGCACTCGGCCTCGCAGGGGTGCTCGGGGGAGCGCTGGCGGGCGCCGTACGGGCGGTGACGGGCCACTTCGGCGGTGAGGGGCCGCCGCTGCTGCTCGTGCCGGTGCCGTCGTCCCGGGCGGCCACGGCCGCGCGCGGGCACGACCCGGCCCGCCGGATCGCGTTCGCCGCCGCGGCGGACCTCCGCCGCGGGAGCGTACCGGCCCGGGTGCCGGCGGTGTTGCGGCAGCGGCGTGCGGTGGCCGACCAGGCGGGGCTGGGAGCCAGGGAGCGGCGGAGGAACCTGGCGGGAGCCCTGGAGGTGGCGCCCCGGGGCGGACCGTTGCTGGGCGGTGGCCGGGTGGTGCTGGTGGACGACCTGCTGACGACCGGGGCGACCCTGGCCGAGGCGGCGCGTGCGGTCCGTGCGGCGTGGCCTGCGGAGGGCGGGTCGGCGGACCCGGTCGCCGCGGTGGTGTCGGCTTCTCCCTCTGCTTTCGAAATAAACCGGAAGTGA
- the hpf gene encoding ribosome hibernation-promoting factor, HPF/YfiA family — translation MDIVVKGRKTEVPERFRKHVAEKLKLDKIQKFDGKVMSLDVEVSKEPNPRQADRAARVEITLRSRGPVIRAEAAAGDPYAALDLATDKLDSQLRKEHDKRYSRRGTGRRSAAEVGEVVPGAASFNGDGELVGSEAPPSEPAPEAGALEVQGEGPLVVREKTHVAAPMTLDQALYEMELVGHDFYLFVDSETKEPSVVYRRHAYDYGVIHLRTDPLAADEAGGAGGALGG, via the coding sequence GTGGACATCGTCGTCAAGGGCCGCAAGACCGAGGTGCCCGAGCGGTTCCGCAAGCACGTGGCCGAGAAGCTGAAGCTGGACAAGATCCAGAAGTTCGACGGCAAGGTGATGAGCCTGGACGTCGAGGTGTCCAAGGAGCCGAATCCCCGGCAGGCCGACCGTGCGGCGCGGGTGGAGATCACGCTTCGTTCGCGTGGACCGGTCATCAGGGCGGAAGCGGCAGCAGGCGACCCGTACGCAGCGCTGGACCTGGCCACCGACAAGCTGGATTCACAGCTGCGCAAGGAGCACGACAAGCGTTACAGCCGCCGTGGCACCGGTCGCCGGTCCGCCGCGGAGGTGGGCGAAGTCGTGCCGGGCGCCGCTTCGTTCAACGGTGACGGTGAGCTGGTCGGCAGCGAGGCGCCGCCGTCCGAACCCGCCCCCGAGGCGGGTGCACTCGAGGTGCAGGGCGAAGGCCCCCTCGTGGTGCGTGAGAAGACGCACGTCGCAGCACCGATGACGCTCGACCAGGCGCTCTACGAGATGGAGTTGGTGGGGCACGACTTCTACCTGTTCGTCGACTCCGAGACCAAGGAGCCCAGTGTCGTCTACCGGCGACACGCGTACGACTACGGTGTGATCCACCTGAGGACCGACCCGCTGGCCGCCGACGAGGCGGGCGGCGCGGGCGGCGCGCTCGGCGGCTGA